The Syntrophotalea acetylenivorans genome contains the following window.
CGGGTAAGAGTGCCGGAGAAAGCCTGGCTGGCCATGCCGGGGTTGATATGATTTCCTTTACCGGATCCACCCGGGCTGGGAAACGTGTGTCTGAGCTGGCAGCGGCTACGGTTAAGCGAGTCGCTCTGGAACTCGGCGGCAAATCCGCAGCGTTGCTTTTGGATGATGCCGACCTTGCTGCTGTTATTAAAGCAACCCTTAATAGTTGTTTCATTAATTCGGGGCAAACTTGCAACGCCATGACTCGGTTAATCGTGCCGGAGGACCTTTATGATCAGGTAACGGCATTGGCTGTGGCCGGTGCTGCGACATTTACCGTGGGTGATCCTGCAGAGGGTAAAGCCAAACTTGGACCGTTGGTGTCAGCCCGGCAACAGCAACGGGTCAGGGAATATATCGCTAAAGGGGTTGAAGAAGGGGCAATGCTTCTATGCGGCGGCGTAGAACTGCCATGCGGGTTGGATAAAGGCTTTTATGTGCAGCCGACCATTTTTGGCCGAGTTACCCCGGAGATGACCATTGCTCGCGAAGAGATTTTCGGCCCGGTGTTGTCTATCCTGTGTTATCGAAACGAGGATGAGGCGGTGGATATGGCGAATGATAACGATTATGGACTGGCTGCGGCTGTCTGGTCGGGAGACGATCAGAAGGCGTTGACTATGGCCCGACGTTTAAGGGCCGGTCAGGTTGAGGTGAACGGCGGCCCGTATAACCTGCTCGCTCCTTTTGGCGGTTATAAGCAGTCGGGCAATGGCCGTGAGTTGGGTCGGTATGGCCTGGAGGAGTTTTTAGAAGTCAAGTCGATCCAATTGCCCAAAAGTAAGGACTAACAGCTATTTCAAAGGTAAACCGTAGGGAGCGGCCAGCGGCTATAGCTGGTTTCGGTATATCGCTAAAAATCGAATAAACTTTGCTGGACCTTTTTTTTCGGTTTTTTGGTGGCAGGTGCTTTTTTTTGTGCCGTAGATATTTTGGGTGATTCTTCCAGAACCTGGTCTTTTTGTTCCTGTCCTGGTGTTGGGTCTTCCCCGACTGGCTTGAGGTCTTGTGCTTTTTGCAGAATTGTTCCTTTGAGCAGTTGTTTGCGCCGCTCTCTTTGAAGAGACTTCTGCGCAGTGTTCAGGCGGTCTTGGGCGCTGCGCAGTTGTTTTTCAGCAGTTGCAGCCCGTTGCTCTGCATCAAGTAACTTTTTCTCCAGCAGCCTTTTCTGTTGCTGGGCGATTTGAAACTGTTGTGCGAAACGTAACTGTTTCTTCTCCGTTTCTTTTTTTAACTGGTCAATTTGCTGTTGCGCTTCCTTTATCTCCTTCTGACCTGCATGGCGGGCCTGAGCAGCGGCTTCTTCCAATTCGCTCAGCAGGGCATGGCGCAACCGGTCGGAGATGGTTGTTTCGACTCCCGCCTGTCCTGAACGTTCCCGTTGCCAGCGGCGATAGTGTTTGAGCACCGTGGTCATCGACCCGCCGGTTCGCGCCTGAATGGCGCGGACGCTCAGCTGTTGAGACTTTTCCAGAACGGCACAAGCCTCGGCGACCTGCTCGTACCTGATACCTTTTCTGGGCATGCGAAACCCTCCTTGACTATAATGGCGTTATCGTAGCGCTATTTAAGGCCCCTGCCAAGTATAAAGTCCGTCATTTTCTACTCTTCAAAGACGTAGTTTTCCTGCCGCCTTTTTATCTTCTTGCTAATAATCACTTCCTCGAATAGTAACGTAGGTTTGCTGTGTGGAGAGGTCACCGGAGGTGGAGGAGTTAAAGTAATTATTCAGCAGCAGGATCCAGGCCGGGTTATTGATTGGCAAATGGTTGCCGATTAGAGAAAATCTTGCATAATGTTAATTATATAGGGAATGAATCTTCTAGACAGTGCTCAAAAGGTTTTGGACATGTTCCAATTCACCCTGTGATTAGATAGAGCTGGCGCATCTAACGGGGTAAGGAGCCTATTATGGAAAGTCATATCCAAAAATCGGATAATATCTACGAGCAATTACAGGGGGTCTACCAAAAAGACCCGGAAGAATTTGAACGGCTTAGCAGCGACTTGATTCGACAGGCATTGGATGATGTTCCCGATGAATTCAAAGCCCAGGCCTATGGAATCCAGCGCAAAATTGAACACCAACTCAAAAAATATAAAGATCCTATTGCGCGTATGAACGCAATGGTAGAAATATTTTGGCGCCAATTCCAAGAGTTTCAGGCGGTGATCAACGACCCCCGTGAGGTTCTTGAAAACAAGCGCCGTTGTGGCACATCGGCCAAGGTTTTACCCTTTAAGGAACCGGGCCCACATCATTAAATAATGCAGTTACTAAAACGCCTGTCGAAGAGGACAGGCGTTTTTTTTGGCGTAATGTAAAGCATACACTGCATAGGGGGCTTTTCTTTTTGCCTAAAGTGGTTTAATGTGGGTGGGCTTCGAGAAAGGACGGCACATGACTGAAAAGCGGCTGAGTCTCCGTAAAAATAGACGACTGGAACTTCGGTTCGGCCCGGATGAGCCGAAACGGATCGGTTTCACCTGCGATATTACCCGGCAGGGGTTCTTTATCCAAAGCAGCAGCGTTTGTCGTCCGGGAACTCTGTTGATCGTTGTTATGGTTATGGCGAACAACCAGGAAGTCAGGCTGGAAGCAAGAGTCCAGTGGGCCAAAAGGGTTCCACCCAACCTTCTGCGGAGAGTTAAGAAAGGTGGGATGGGGGTCAAAATTATTCGCTTTTGTGCCGGTGAGGCAATCTATCATTCCTACTGTGCGGCCCTCAATGCTTGAGCGCCTTTCCCCTGAAATTACCTAGCTTATTATCAGCCCACCTCGTTATATTTTCTGATCAAAAATTTTACCCCGAGTTCTTCTTCAACTATTTTACGACAGGATTCTACATCGATGCCCGGTAGGGTTACGACGCTGGCGGTTACCGACGGAATGTGTTTTTTAGCTTCCCGCAAAAAATCTTTGACCGCTTCATATCCTGCTTCGCCGAAGTCCGACTGGCAAATTCGCTGATAATCCGCGGCATTGGCCGCGTTGAGAGATACGGAGATGGCATCCACCAGACCGGCCAGCTCGGGGAGGATATTTCGTTGATGCACCAGATTGGCCTGGCCGTCGGTATTTATTCTGACCCGGACTCCTTGTTCGTGCAGCCAGGCGGCCACTTCTTTGACTAAATCCAGGCGAAGCAAGGGTTCGCCATAGCCGCAAAAAACCACCTCTCGATAGTTTTGAACGCTCCCGACAGCCCGTTTAATCTCTTCAACGGTTGGCTCCCTTTTCAGCTTCAAGGCGTGGCCTTTAACGGTAAAATCCTTGAATTTTGCGCAAAAAACACATTGATTGCTGCAGCGGTTGGTGATGTTGAGATAAAGCGCATCACGTATTGGATAAGCAATGCGGCTGTTTTGATCTGGCTCGCCAATGCCGAATAAGCGAAAGGTGTTGAGGCGGGTAATACGGGCGATATCGGCAAGCGATAGGCCTTTGATACGCGCCAGTTCCTCAGCCGTATAGCGAACGAAAGCCGGTTCGTTGCGTTTGCCCCGGCATGGTTGCGGGGCAAGGTAAGGGCAGTCCGTCTCCAGAAGAACGTGGTCGGTGCTGATGGCTTCAGCCACATCACGCAATGCCTGGTTGGCGGGGTAGGTCAAAGTGCCTGGGAAGGAAATATAAAACCCCATGTCGATGCAGGCTTGGGCCATAGCTAAATCGCCACTGAAACAGTGCAGTACTCCGCCGACTTGTTTCGCCTGTTCTTCCCTTAATATTTGCAGTACGTCCTGATGGGCCTCTCGATCATGAACAATAATCGGCAAGCCTACTTCTCTGGCCAGGGCAATCTGACGGCGAAAGGCCATTTGCTGAATATCGTGGGGGCAGTGATCGCGATAGTAGTCGAGGCCCATTTCACCGATGGCCACCACTTTGTCCTGTTGGGCGAGGGTCTTTAACTGGTCCATTGCCTCAATCGTGGCTTCACGAGCATCGTGAGGATGAATGCCGACAGCCGCATAGACTTCGGAATAGGTTTTCGCCAGTTCGACGCTGGCTCTGGAACTGGCGAGGTCGCAGCCGATGGTAAGTATATGGTTTACACCGGCTTCTTTGGCCGCCTCGATGACCTGTGGCAGATCATCGGCAAAACGTTTACTATCCAGGTGAGCGTGGGTGTCAATGAGGGCAGGGGAGTTATTGTTCATCTTGGTTCTCCAACAGTAAGGGGCGCAAAAGCGCCCCTTAGCACAAACAACTATATGAAGGTCTTGTTTACTCTGTTTCGATACGGGGAAAGAGGGGCGCTGCCTTGGCAATGGCGGTGCCCGGCTTAAGCAGACCCCAGCGACTGTTGTCACCCAGGTTCAGTTTTTCTTCGGGTTGACCAAGGGTTTCCATGATGCTCTGAGCGGTATCGGGCAGGAAAGGCCCGACCAGCAGGGCGACGATGCGCACGGCCTCGAGGAGATTGTAAAGCACAGTGCCGAGGCGCTCTTGCTGTGCGGGGTCTTTGGCCAAGGCCCAGGGACTGCTGTCGTCGATATACTTATTGGCGGCGCTTATCAGTTCCCAGATGGCTTGCAGGGCTTTATTAAAGGCCTGCTCGTTCATGAGTTGGTCGACTCGGTCAATAACCGGTGCAAACTGGCCGACGAAAGCCTTATCCACTTCGTTCAGAGCGCCAGATGCGGGTAGTACGCCATCAAAATATTTGTTGACCATGGCCGTAGAGCGGCTGACCAGATTGCCGAGGTCGTTGGCCAAGTCCGAATTAATGCGATGAATGAGCGAAGAGTGAGAAAAATCGCCGTCGAGGCCGAAGGGAACCTCACGCAGTAAGAAGTAGCGGATGGCGTCGGCCCCGTACTTGTCGATAAGCATGTTCGGTTCTACGACATTCGCCAGACTTTTGCTCA
Protein-coding sequences here:
- a CDS encoding TatD family hydrolase; protein product: MNNNSPALIDTHAHLDSKRFADDLPQVIEAAKEAGVNHILTIGCDLASSRASVELAKTYSEVYAAVGIHPHDAREATIEAMDQLKTLAQQDKVVAIGEMGLDYYRDHCPHDIQQMAFRRQIALAREVGLPIIVHDREAHQDVLQILREEQAKQVGGVLHCFSGDLAMAQACIDMGFYISFPGTLTYPANQALRDVAEAISTDHVLLETDCPYLAPQPCRGKRNEPAFVRYTAEELARIKGLSLADIARITRLNTFRLFGIGEPDQNSRIAYPIRDALYLNITNRCSNQCVFCAKFKDFTVKGHALKLKREPTVEEIKRAVGSVQNYREVVFCGYGEPLLRLDLVKEVAAWLHEQGVRVRINTDGQANLVHQRNILPELAGLVDAISVSLNAANAADYQRICQSDFGEAGYEAVKDFLREAKKHIPSVTASVVTLPGIDVESCRKIVEEELGVKFLIRKYNEVG
- a CDS encoding aldehyde dehydrogenase family protein; the encoded protein is MIIRDKLYIDGQWVAAQGQEKHPVVNPATEEIIAMVPASGEQDVDDAVRAARAAFTEWGNTSVAQRAAWLKKLAEGLQARSEELAATITAELGMPLKFSQRIQSALPIANMEFYAGLSEDFAEERIGNSLVVREPVGVVACITPWNYPLHQIVAKVAPALLAGCTVVLKPSEETPLNAFLLAEVVAEAGLPAGVFNLISGSGKSAGESLAGHAGVDMISFTGSTRAGKRVSELAAATVKRVALELGGKSAALLLDDADLAAVIKATLNSCFINSGQTCNAMTRLIVPEDLYDQVTALAVAGAATFTVGDPAEGKAKLGPLVSARQQQRVREYIAKGVEEGAMLLCGGVELPCGLDKGFYVQPTIFGRVTPEMTIAREEIFGPVLSILCYRNEDEAVDMANDNDYGLAAAVWSGDDQKALTMARRLRAGQVEVNGGPYNLLAPFGGYKQSGNGRELGRYGLEEFLEVKSIQLPKSKD
- a CDS encoding DNA-binding protein; amino-acid sequence: MPRKGIRYEQVAEACAVLEKSQQLSVRAIQARTGGSMTTVLKHYRRWQRERSGQAGVETTISDRLRHALLSELEEAAAQARHAGQKEIKEAQQQIDQLKKETEKKQLRFAQQFQIAQQQKRLLEKKLLDAEQRAATAEKQLRSAQDRLNTAQKSLQRERRKQLLKGTILQKAQDLKPVGEDPTPGQEQKDQVLEESPKISTAQKKAPATKKPKKKVQQSLFDF
- a CDS encoding DUF3135 domain-containing protein, which codes for MESHIQKSDNIYEQLQGVYQKDPEEFERLSSDLIRQALDDVPDEFKAQAYGIQRKIEHQLKKYKDPIARMNAMVEIFWRQFQEFQAVINDPREVLENKRRCGTSAKVLPFKEPGPHH